The following proteins are co-located in the Mesorhizobium sp. M1E.F.Ca.ET.045.02.1.1 genome:
- a CDS encoding carbohydrate ABC transporter permease, with protein sequence MRRDLGRRIYGYLVSAAFALFLFSPILWTLSTSLKQPTEMFQWPPVIVGEPSAQHYTAIIADKDFSSALINSIVVSCSTIILTMALSIPAAFGISHLQKTAMRRLLTLVLALRAAPAMIYIIPYFLFFRQVHLVDTKIALIIVNTMFAVPLAIWYLSAFFDQVPREIEEAAMIDGASTLQTMTLISIPIAKSGIMATAILIFIGSWNEFLFALTLTRDDAKTAAVAILNFIPFEGTDWGKAAAACVLMLVPIVVFVPFVKKYVAGPTTTGSVKG encoded by the coding sequence ATGCGTCGGGACCTCGGACGTCGCATCTACGGATACCTTGTCTCCGCTGCCTTTGCGCTATTCCTGTTCTCGCCGATATTGTGGACCCTATCGACATCTCTCAAGCAGCCGACCGAGATGTTTCAATGGCCGCCCGTGATCGTGGGGGAGCCATCCGCTCAGCACTATACCGCGATAATCGCTGACAAGGACTTCTCTTCCGCGCTCATCAATTCAATTGTGGTCTCATGCAGCACCATCATATTGACCATGGCGCTTTCGATCCCGGCAGCCTTTGGCATCTCTCATTTGCAGAAAACTGCGATGCGAAGGCTATTGACGCTGGTGTTGGCACTCCGGGCGGCGCCAGCGATGATCTACATCATCCCCTACTTTCTCTTTTTTCGCCAAGTACACCTCGTCGACACGAAGATTGCGCTGATCATCGTCAACACAATGTTCGCGGTTCCGCTTGCGATATGGTATTTGTCGGCGTTTTTTGACCAAGTGCCGCGTGAAATTGAAGAAGCCGCGATGATAGACGGCGCGTCAACGCTGCAGACGATGACGCTCATCTCGATACCCATCGCCAAATCTGGTATCATGGCAACAGCAATACTGATATTTATTGGTTCGTGGAATGAGTTTCTTTTCGCGCTGACACTGACACGCGATGACGCGAAAACTGCCGCCGTCGCAATACTGAATTTCATCCCATTTGAGGGGACCGATTGGGGCAAGGCGGCAGCCGCATGCGTGCTTATGCTGGTCCCGATCGTGGTGTTCGTGCCGTTCGTAAAAAAATACGTCGCCGGCCCAACAACGACCGGTTCCGTGAAAGGGTGA
- a CDS encoding BadF/BadG/BcrA/BcrD ATPase family protein: MGSISIGVDIGGTKTHLRSCLEQGMGRDLVVRTSEWRCGAYHHDIPGLIALISGFADGAAPNGIAIGSHGCDDEAECAIVQKPLSNHFACPLRVVNDAELFPLAMGLSSGIGVVAGTGSIAVARDQKGRMHVAGGWGWAIGDEGSAPGLVREAGRVVRRHIDLGGARSEPLVEALCDAFGLNSPTNIGTAIAKEGGASALGRHAPVIFYAANEGSSLAKRVIDEGAAALTQLVHHLKLAGVSDKDVVVGGGVILAQPLLANAFSHQISDRFGATVAVTFLDKPPVLGACVLARQLCSAGDGPETSIVSQHMDIQ; this comes from the coding sequence ATGGGTTCTATATCGATTGGTGTCGACATCGGAGGCACCAAAACGCATTTGAGAAGCTGCCTGGAACAGGGCATGGGCCGCGACTTGGTGGTGAGGACCAGTGAATGGCGTTGTGGAGCCTATCACCACGATATTCCTGGACTAATCGCGCTAATCAGCGGATTTGCGGATGGCGCCGCTCCCAACGGCATCGCGATTGGCTCTCATGGATGTGATGATGAGGCCGAGTGTGCCATCGTGCAAAAACCACTTTCCAATCATTTTGCCTGCCCGTTGAGGGTCGTCAACGATGCAGAGCTATTTCCCCTAGCCATGGGGCTTTCCAGCGGAATTGGTGTCGTCGCGGGAACTGGCTCAATCGCCGTTGCTCGGGACCAGAAAGGCAGGATGCATGTCGCAGGCGGTTGGGGCTGGGCAATCGGAGACGAAGGGAGCGCTCCCGGTTTAGTACGTGAGGCTGGTCGAGTAGTGCGACGGCACATTGACCTCGGAGGGGCAAGGTCAGAGCCGCTTGTCGAAGCGCTTTGTGACGCATTTGGACTGAATAGCCCCACGAACATCGGCACCGCTATCGCGAAGGAAGGCGGTGCCTCGGCTCTGGGGCGACACGCACCCGTTATCTTCTACGCAGCCAATGAAGGCTCGTCGTTGGCTAAGCGCGTTATTGACGAGGGCGCAGCGGCCCTGACCCAATTAGTTCACCACCTGAAGTTGGCGGGCGTGTCCGACAAAGATGTGGTGGTAGGCGGAGGGGTCATCCTCGCCCAGCCACTTTTAGCCAATGCGTTCTCCCATCAAATTTCCGATCGTTTCGGGGCGACAGTGGCGGTCACCTTCCTCGACAAGCCGCCGGTCTTAGGCGCCTGCGTCTTGGCGCGGCAACTTTGCAGTGCCGGGGATGGCCCAGAGACCTCAATTGTCTCTCAACATATGGATATCCAATGA
- a CDS encoding sugar ABC transporter permease, translating to MASSRPKVSSALITPAIGFLCLATLVPIAAVVALSFGDFNIAFPEKTRFIGLYNYARFLSDGRFINAALVTFILVVVPVVLQLLCGLALAIALKENLVGTRWMRASFLLPSITPPAVGGIVWKLFLIPGVGGLSYLASLFGHNFEADLLGSKTSALISVIIVSIWFGVPIVALLLLSSLDSIPDEIYEAANLDGASWAQAQWHISIPLVLPAMGAVAVFQALEVLGIFPVIFVLTGGGPAGATEPLNFYAFLTAFTYLDLDYSAAILVAFTTTIVGVCFWSIRQISATRVGR from the coding sequence ATGGCATCTTCCCGGCCTAAAGTGTCTTCGGCGCTCATTACACCCGCGATCGGGTTCCTATGTCTCGCGACGCTCGTCCCGATTGCAGCTGTCGTTGCCCTCTCGTTCGGGGACTTCAACATAGCCTTCCCGGAAAAGACGCGCTTTATCGGGCTTTACAATTACGCGCGGTTCTTGTCCGACGGTCGGTTTATCAACGCCGCGCTGGTTACGTTCATTTTGGTCGTCGTCCCCGTCGTCCTCCAATTACTGTGTGGATTAGCGTTGGCAATAGCGCTTAAGGAAAATCTCGTTGGCACACGGTGGATGCGAGCATCTTTCCTGCTTCCGTCAATAACTCCGCCAGCGGTAGGCGGAATTGTGTGGAAGCTGTTCCTCATTCCTGGTGTGGGCGGCTTGTCTTATCTCGCAAGCTTGTTCGGTCACAATTTCGAAGCTGACTTACTTGGAAGCAAAACGTCAGCGCTTATCTCCGTGATCATCGTATCGATTTGGTTTGGCGTTCCCATCGTTGCTTTGCTGCTTCTCTCGTCTTTGGACTCGATCCCAGACGAGATTTATGAGGCGGCAAACCTCGACGGAGCAAGTTGGGCCCAGGCGCAATGGCATATTTCCATACCGCTCGTCTTACCTGCGATGGGAGCCGTCGCCGTGTTTCAAGCCTTAGAGGTCCTTGGGATTTTCCCCGTGATCTTCGTGTTGACAGGTGGCGGGCCGGCTGGGGCGACTGAACCCCTAAACTTCTACGCTTTTCTGACCGCATTTACATATCTCGATCTAGATTATTCCGCCGCAATTCTCGTGGCATTCACAACAACGATCGTCGGCGTGTGTTTTTGGTCTATTCGCCAAATCTCGGCCACTCGCGTTGGGAGGTAA
- a CDS encoding glucosamine--fructose-6-phosphate aminotransferase, translated as MIYRSTIARQPNQFRHTLEVVGTQLRDLDLAPFEKGTVVVTGIGASYEAAGVVAGELQRRGRRANTWRAVDLMEPGDPGDAIIVFSVGGRSIEPIAALTIHSTLPSLAITSGGNDPLSRTASAALRFESGPDSLPSSTGYTGSLLAGGLLIDALCGEDSFNWNDIPLIASEVLETSAKRMARIGEMFHDQRAIDCVGAISALGTAGEACLLIREAARVPTGVADTLHYLHGPMESMDQATGILIFGDGREVRLAQELAEIGCAVLLVTASESPQDAKNLAVVKVPSLQNRVGRSIVDILPAQLLAAELSDAAGLTDAQFRYSQNDTKVTVNESEPRV; from the coding sequence ATGATTTACAGGTCAACGATCGCCCGTCAACCCAATCAGTTTCGCCATACCTTGGAAGTGGTCGGAACGCAGCTTCGCGACCTTGATCTCGCGCCATTTGAAAAGGGGACTGTCGTCGTTACAGGAATAGGCGCGAGTTACGAGGCAGCGGGGGTAGTGGCCGGTGAGCTGCAACGCCGCGGCAGACGAGCAAATACTTGGCGCGCAGTCGATCTCATGGAGCCGGGGGACCCTGGCGACGCGATCATAGTCTTTTCTGTCGGAGGAAGAAGCATCGAGCCAATCGCTGCACTCACCATCCACAGCACGTTACCATCCCTCGCGATTACAAGCGGAGGCAACGACCCGCTGTCACGCACCGCTTCGGCAGCACTTCGCTTCGAGTCCGGTCCGGATTCACTGCCGTCGAGCACCGGCTACACAGGCTCGCTGCTGGCAGGCGGGCTGCTGATAGATGCGCTCTGCGGTGAAGACAGCTTCAATTGGAACGACATTCCTCTGATAGCAAGCGAGGTCTTGGAAACCTCTGCGAAAAGGATGGCACGCATTGGAGAAATGTTTCATGACCAGCGGGCGATCGATTGCGTTGGCGCGATATCGGCTTTGGGTACGGCGGGCGAGGCTTGTTTGCTCATTCGCGAGGCTGCGAGGGTGCCCACCGGCGTCGCAGACACGCTGCACTACTTGCACGGCCCGATGGAATCGATGGATCAGGCAACCGGGATTTTGATATTTGGTGACGGCCGCGAAGTGCGATTGGCGCAGGAATTGGCTGAAATCGGCTGTGCAGTTCTTCTGGTAACCGCAAGCGAGTCGCCTCAGGACGCCAAAAACCTAGCAGTTGTGAAGGTGCCATCTTTGCAGAACCGTGTGGGACGATCAATCGTGGACATCCTGCCCGCTCAGCTGCTAGCCGCAGAACTGTCCGACGCGGCCGGACTTACTGATGCCCAGTTTCGTTATAGCCAAAATGACACAAAGGTGACCGTGAATGAATCGGAGCCCCGGGTCTGA